Proteins from one Archocentrus centrarchus isolate MPI-CPG fArcCen1 chromosome 8, fArcCen1, whole genome shotgun sequence genomic window:
- the mgst1.2 gene encoding microsomal glutathione S-transferase 1.2 — translation MAELMENEVFMAFTTYAAIVILKMLLMGPMTSYYRITTGSFSNEEDVVLKHSEDKKKLLKIHPNVERVRRCHQNDLENIIPFVVVGLLYALTGPELSVALLHYRLFAGARIFHTIAYVGALPQPSRALAWIVGMLVTFSMAYRVLSTVLLL, via the exons ATGGCAGAGCTGATGGAAAATGAGGTGTTTATGGCTTTCACCACTTATGCGGCTATTGTTATTCTGAAGATGCTACTGATGGGCCCAATGACTTCATACTACCGCATCACCACCGGG tctTTCTCTAATGAGGAGGATGTGGTTTTAAAGCATTCAGAGGACAAGAAGAAGCTGCTGAAAATTCACCCAAATGTGGAACGAGTTCGAAG GTGTCACCAGAACGACCTGGAGAACATCATTCCCTTCGTGGTTGTCGGTCTACTTTACGCTCTGACTGGACCTGAGCTTTCAGTCGCTCTTCTTCATTATCGCCTTTTTGCTGGCGCTCGGATCTTCCACACCATTGCCTACGTTGGTGCTCTGCCTCAGCCGAGCAGGGCTCTGGCCTGGATAGTGGGCATGCTGGTCACCTTCTCAATGGCTTACAGAGTGCTCAGCACAGTTCTTCTCCTATAG